The following DNA comes from Alphaproteobacteria bacterium.
TCTGTGTCGTCGTTGGCTGGATAATAATAAAAATTTTCCACGTGTTGTAATGTACGTCTGTAATCTCTACCAGTTAAATGCATAACATGCATATGATTATCAATTAATTGAATAAACGGCATTAGATATTCTCTTTTCAACCCATCTTTATAAAGATCTTTTGGTGCAAAGTTAGATGTAAGAATAATAACAACATCATTATCCCAGAGTTTGGTAAATATTCTTTTAATAAGCATAGCATCAACAATATTTGTGATAAAAAATTCATCAAAACAAAGAACCGTAAATTTTTGTATAAGATTTTTTACAACATAATCTATGGCCGAATTTTCATCTTTTATTTTTTGTTTTGTACGCCATTGATGTAACAACGCATGGATTTCAGAAATAAATGTATAAAAATGAACCCGTCTTTTCTTAGACATATTTAAATTATTATAAAACAAATCCATCAAAGTCGTTTTTCCAGAACCCACGGGACCATAAAGATAAAATCCTTTAAGAGAGGGATATTTTATAAAATAGGTTAAAATTCTTTTTAAAAAGTGCTTTTGATTTCGAGCATTCAGATTATGAATTAAATTTTGCAAATGATGAATGAGATTTAAATGTTGATCATCATGATCAAATTTTTTTTCAAGAGAAAGTTCTTGATATTTAATTAGAAGATTATTGTTCGACATTAAAAATTCAGATATACTTAGATAAATATTTTACATACACATATTATATTTATTAAAAAATACTTTTACATTCTATATGGATAATTCTAATAAACCACCATCATCTGATCAAATCAAACAAAAGCTTGTTGAAACAAAAGAAAAATGGGCTAAAGAAGGACGTCTTTTAACTGGACAAACAAGCGATGCTGCTAAAGATCGTCTTCCTTCTGGTCAAAGAGAGGTTAAAAATTGGCCCGTCCTGGATTTGGGTATTCAACCTAATATCCCTTTGGATAATTGGAAGCTAACTGTTGATGGTCTGGTCAAAAATCCTGTAGCACTCGACTGGAAACAATTACAAGACATGCCCATGGTTGATTTGGTATCGGATGTTCATTGTGTTACAGCTTGGTCACGATTTGATAATCATTGGCAAGGTGTTTCCACAAGGGAGCTTGCAAAATTGGTCCAACCTATGGGTGACGCAAAATTTGTTTTATGTTCCAGTTATGATGGATATACAACCAATGTACCGTTGGATATTTTCCTGGATCAAAATTCGCTTATCGCCATTGCCTGGGAAGGAAAACCTTTAACCCGTGAACATGGGGGACCTGTTCGCATGGTTATCCCCAAACTTTATTTTTGGAAAAGTGCCAAATGGATTAAAAGATTAGAATTTATTAAAGAAGACCATCCAGGATTTTGGGAAACGCGTGGATATCATAATCATGGTGATCCCTGGCTTGAACAACGCTATAGTAATTCTTGAAAAAAAACTTTAAAATGCTTTTCTTAATAAAAAGGAGATCTTTATATAATGTCTAAAATTTATAAATCATTGTTTCTAAGTTT
Coding sequences within:
- a CDS encoding AFG1 family ATPase — encoded protein: MSNNNLLIKYQELSLEKKFDHDDQHLNLIHHLQNLIHNLNARNQKHFLKRILTYFIKYPSLKGFYLYGPVGSGKTTLMDLFYNNLNMSKKRRVHFYTFISEIHALLHQWRTKQKIKDENSAIDYVVKNLIQKFTVLCFDEFFITNIVDAMLIKRIFTKLWDNDVVIILTSNFAPKDLYKDGLKREYLMPFIQLIDNHMHVMHLTGRDYRRTLQHVENFYYYPANDDTENQMAKIFSLYAQKETPKSTLLSIQGRSIVIPRATSNIVWFYFSDLCDQPLSPTDYLTIAQQYRLIILSYIPDLTFISKDSLKRFISLIDVLYDQKNILFCSAEVDLKSLYKGEEFQFEFQRTLSRLYEMQSKPYVSFLQNIL
- a CDS encoding sulfite oxidase-like oxidoreductase; protein product: MDNSNKPPSSDQIKQKLVETKEKWAKEGRLLTGQTSDAAKDRLPSGQREVKNWPVLDLGIQPNIPLDNWKLTVDGLVKNPVALDWKQLQDMPMVDLVSDVHCVTAWSRFDNHWQGVSTRELAKLVQPMGDAKFVLCSSYDGYTTNVPLDIFLDQNSLIAIAWEGKPLTREHGGPVRMVIPKLYFWKSAKWIKRLEFIKEDHPGFWETRGYHNHGDPWLEQRYSNS